A window of Myxococcales bacterium contains these coding sequences:
- a CDS encoding thioredoxin family protein: protein MKRARGTFAVVAAAGLLACTAPPNAVARAPKVETRAEPHVFDDDFEAARAEARRRQVPLFVDAWAPWCHTCLAMRANVLADSSLRAERLPDGRTLGEAFVWASIDTEKPKNQAFVAKSPNRSWPTLFVLSPDGDTARLVWGGSATRAELVSLLVDVTSSGEGSFARATRLAALGRTKEAHAAYEAIAGNDREPLVARARAVEGMVGLAGTPPEDVLTLARAALEWLPRGTSRAVVLAAALEALGETKSKDPRLLAQARAEAKPSCGTAPCADPMADDDRSNLYEALCAYDDAVGDALAKTDDAAKWLATIEATRASATSAEARLATDAHLLLAAEAAKRVARVLPALEASARAFPADGNTHARLARAKAALGEWEAAVSEGRRALSHLEGPRLLRVAGALADALEKVGRPAEAREALDLALRRTSTLALTERQRALADTLTRRRDALRPSPAAP, encoded by the coding sequence GTGAAGCGCGCTCGGGGCACGTTCGCCGTCGTCGCAGCCGCAGGTCTCCTCGCGTGCACGGCGCCGCCGAACGCCGTGGCGCGCGCGCCGAAGGTCGAGACACGCGCCGAGCCCCACGTGTTCGACGACGACTTCGAGGCCGCGCGCGCAGAGGCCCGGCGCAGGCAGGTGCCGCTCTTCGTCGACGCGTGGGCGCCGTGGTGCCACACGTGCCTCGCCATGCGCGCGAACGTGCTCGCCGATTCTTCGCTCCGCGCCGAACGCCTCCCCGACGGGCGCACGCTGGGCGAGGCGTTCGTGTGGGCCTCGATCGACACGGAGAAGCCGAAAAACCAGGCCTTCGTCGCGAAGTCCCCGAACCGCTCCTGGCCGACGCTGTTCGTGCTCTCCCCCGACGGCGATACCGCGCGGCTCGTATGGGGTGGCTCGGCCACGCGCGCGGAGCTCGTTTCGTTGCTGGTCGACGTGACCTCGTCCGGCGAGGGCTCGTTCGCACGAGCGACGAGGCTCGCCGCCCTCGGTCGAACGAAGGAGGCTCACGCCGCATACGAGGCCATCGCAGGGAACGACAGAGAGCCGCTCGTCGCGAGGGCGCGCGCGGTCGAGGGGATGGTCGGCCTCGCCGGCACGCCCCCGGAGGACGTGCTCACCCTCGCGCGCGCCGCGCTCGAATGGCTCCCTCGAGGCACGTCGCGCGCCGTCGTGCTCGCAGCCGCCCTCGAGGCCCTCGGCGAGACGAAGTCCAAAGACCCTCGCCTCCTCGCGCAGGCCCGGGCCGAAGCCAAGCCGAGCTGCGGAACGGCCCCTTGCGCCGATCCCATGGCCGACGACGATCGGTCGAACCTCTACGAGGCCTTGTGCGCCTACGACGATGCCGTGGGCGACGCCCTTGCCAAGACCGACGACGCGGCGAAGTGGCTCGCCACGATCGAGGCGACGCGGGCGTCCGCCACGTCGGCCGAAGCTCGCCTGGCGACCGACGCGCATCTCCTCCTCGCGGCCGAAGCGGCCAAGCGGGTGGCTCGTGTGCTCCCTGCCCTCGAGGCCTCGGCGCGTGCCTTCCCCGCGGACGGGAACACGCACGCGAGGCTCGCGCGCGCCAAGGCCGCCCTCGGGGAGTGGGAGGCGGCCGTGAGCGAAGGTCGGCGTGCCCTTTCCCACCTCGAGGGACCGAGGCTCCTCCGTGTGGCGGGAGCCCTCGCCGACGCGCTCGAGAAGGTCGGGCGCCCCGCAGAGGCCCGAGAGGCCCTCGATCTCGCGCTCCGAAGGACCTCGACGCTCGCGCTCACGGAACGCCAGCGCGCCCTGGCCGACACCCTCACGCGGCGAAGGGACGCCCTCCGGCCCAGCCCGGCGGCGCCCTGA
- a CDS encoding serine/threonine protein kinase, translating to MKSLELDDTLSPDDAAEHLATLPLLRDLGATFVDRPRSTIEPRSRHASADERARAGLHRAEPGAGTLPGFVLKSTLGEGGMGIVRMAEQSALGRLVAVKTLRDAGEAGGGRKSGGDAAMRLLREAWLTGRLEHPNVIPIYDLGTDDAGRPHIVMRKVEGTSWDALLAEPSLVKEKHGVVDLLEWHLRVLVQVTLALSRAHQVGIVHRDVKPENVMVGELGEVYLLDWGIAVSLVDDGSGRLPLARDATEPAGTPCYMAPEMLGESPPRIDERTDVYLVGATLYEIVAGKPPHDGRSFVEMMQHIVRSSPEFPGDVPKELEQVCLRAMARKKEDRYANVADLRNAILDFLTHRGSSALTALAEEKSRELLNALASPTPPERQLVYNLFGAARFGFLEALRSWPDNTDARDGLHAVSVRMIGYELEAGSAEAAHSILAEMPEPPEELVSRVEAAMKAREEEKRRLEKLDKLEEQYDPNVGRRTRLFVAIVFGVIGVVGPLGLAVLHEAEPAVDVLLLRTTGLTVMCAAFVVWARDSLRKTHINKAMAYTLLVGYASQVLAVPGALLLGLPLHFHVALVLALWSLLTVMLAVTTEVRFVFASLAYLAAFFASAKFPGLRFFVQAGANLSLLAVVLVAWSTKEDIKRLEDRARARLGRGS from the coding sequence GTGAAGAGCCTCGAGCTCGACGACACCCTGTCTCCCGACGACGCCGCCGAGCACCTCGCGACGCTCCCGCTCCTTCGCGACCTCGGCGCGACCTTCGTCGATCGTCCTCGCTCCACCATCGAGCCTCGGTCTCGGCACGCCTCGGCCGACGAGCGCGCGCGGGCGGGCCTGCACAGAGCGGAGCCTGGCGCGGGCACCCTCCCAGGGTTCGTCCTCAAGTCGACCCTCGGCGAGGGCGGCATGGGCATCGTGCGCATGGCGGAGCAGTCGGCCCTCGGCAGGCTCGTGGCCGTCAAGACCCTACGCGACGCGGGCGAGGCCGGCGGAGGGCGGAAATCCGGCGGCGACGCGGCGATGCGGCTCCTCCGCGAGGCGTGGCTCACGGGCCGGCTCGAGCACCCGAACGTCATCCCCATTTACGATCTCGGCACCGACGACGCCGGTCGACCTCACATCGTGATGCGGAAGGTCGAGGGCACCTCGTGGGACGCCCTCCTCGCCGAGCCGTCCCTGGTCAAAGAGAAACACGGCGTGGTCGATCTGCTCGAGTGGCACCTGCGGGTGCTCGTGCAGGTCACGCTCGCCCTGAGCCGCGCCCACCAGGTCGGCATCGTTCACCGCGACGTGAAGCCCGAGAACGTCATGGTCGGCGAGCTCGGCGAGGTCTACCTGCTCGATTGGGGCATCGCCGTGAGCCTCGTCGACGACGGCTCGGGTCGCCTCCCGCTCGCGCGCGACGCCACCGAGCCCGCGGGGACGCCTTGCTACATGGCGCCCGAGATGCTCGGCGAGTCCCCTCCGCGTATCGACGAGCGCACCGATGTCTACCTCGTGGGCGCGACGCTCTACGAGATCGTCGCTGGAAAACCGCCGCACGACGGGCGCTCGTTCGTCGAGATGATGCAGCACATCGTGCGCTCCTCGCCCGAGTTTCCGGGCGACGTGCCCAAGGAGCTCGAGCAGGTGTGCCTGCGCGCGATGGCGCGAAAAAAGGAAGATAGATACGCGAACGTCGCCGACCTCCGGAACGCGATCTTGGATTTTCTCACCCATCGCGGCTCGAGCGCGCTCACGGCGCTCGCCGAAGAGAAGAGCCGCGAGCTCTTGAACGCGCTCGCCTCGCCTACGCCTCCCGAGCGGCAGCTCGTCTACAACCTGTTCGGCGCGGCGCGCTTCGGCTTCCTCGAGGCCCTGCGCTCGTGGCCCGACAACACCGACGCACGCGACGGTCTCCACGCCGTGTCCGTACGCATGATCGGCTACGAGCTCGAGGCCGGCTCGGCCGAGGCCGCGCACTCCATCTTGGCCGAGATGCCCGAGCCCCCCGAGGAGCTCGTCTCGCGCGTCGAGGCCGCGATGAAGGCTCGCGAAGAAGAGAAGCGGCGCCTCGAGAAGCTCGACAAGCTCGAGGAGCAATACGATCCCAACGTCGGCCGGCGGACGCGGCTCTTCGTGGCGATCGTGTTCGGCGTGATCGGCGTCGTAGGGCCGCTCGGGCTCGCGGTGCTCCACGAGGCCGAGCCCGCGGTCGACGTGCTGCTCCTCCGCACGACGGGGCTCACCGTCATGTGCGCGGCGTTCGTCGTGTGGGCGCGCGACTCGCTCCGGAAGACCCACATCAACAAGGCGATGGCCTACACGCTGCTCGTGGGGTACGCCTCCCAGGTGCTCGCCGTGCCCGGCGCGCTCTTGCTCGGTCTCCCGCTGCACTTCCACGTGGCGCTCGTCCTCGCGCTCTGGTCGCTCCTCACCGTCATGCTTGCCGTCACGACCGAGGTTCGGTTCGTGTTCGCGTCGCTCGCGTACCTCGCGGCGTTCTTCGCGTCGGCCAAGTTCCCCGGCCTTCGGTTTTTCGTGCAGGCCGGGGCGAACCTCTCGCTGCTCGCCGTGGTGCTCGTCGCCTGGAGCACCAAAGAGGACATCAAGCGCCTTGAGGATCGCGCGCGCGCACGGCTCGGTCGAGGATCGTGA